CAATAAAAGCATTTTTAAAGTGCGAAAAAATTTGTTTTTGAGGAGGTAAAATAGCTTCTTGTATTCGTTTCGCATAGCGAATACTGCTGGTAATATCTTTGTTTTTTTGTGCTAATTCTTTGGTTCGCTCGTTTACTTTATTCTCCAATATTTTTTTCTCTTTTTGAATGCTACGTGTGCGGTAACGGATAAATCCAAAAACACCTGTAATAATCAACAAAATACAAAGAGTATAAAACCATTTTGTCCGCCAAAACGGTGGAATAATCCGGATGTATAAAACAGTTCCTTTATTGTTCCAAACGCCGTCATTATTACAAGCACGAACGTGCAATACATAATCGCCGCCACTCAATTGGGTGTAGCTTGCAAACCGCCGCGTAGTGGGTGGCGACCAATCCTCGTCCACGCCATCCAACTTGTATTGATACTTATTTTGAAGCGGCATTTCATAATCCAAGGCGACAAAATCGAAGGAGAAAAAATTATCTTTCCAAGAGAGTTGGATGTACTTTTTCGAACTAATCGCAGTATCTAACACCGCCTCTTTTCCGAATAATTTATACGATGTGATATACACCAGCGGAATGTGCTCATTGCCTTTTATTTTATTCGGAAAAAAACTATTTACACCATTGACACCTCCAAAAAATAATTCTCCCGATTTTCCTTTAAAATATGCTCCTTGATTAAATTCCTTTCCTTGCAAGCCATCGTTTACATCGTAATTTCGAAATGCAGAACCATCCGTATTCGAGGCGTTCGGGTTGAAGCGCGAAAGTCCTTTGTTTGTACTCATCCAAAGATTTCCATCTGCATCAGGAAGGATGCCGTAAATCACATCGTTGGGCAAACCATCTTTTTCAAAATAATCGGTAAATTGATGTATGAACGGGTTGTATTTATCCAAACCGATATTTGTACCCAACCACATCATTCCTGATTTGTCTTCGTAAACACAATACACCGTGTTGGCAGACAATGAATTTTTTTCGGTTTTATCAGTTTTAAGCGTTGTTATTTTTCCTGTTTGAGCATCCCGAATTAAAATTCCACCACCATCTGTTCCAATCCATAAATTTTTATTTTTAGCTACGAAAACACAGTAAATATTATTACTGCTCAAACCATTATTCATCGTATAATTGGTAAATTGTCCCGTTTTTTTGTTGAAAGAAAATAAACCACCTCCATACGTTCCGAACCACAACAATCCAAAAGGATCTTGCGTGATACACGTAACCGTTTCTGCTCCACCTTTTAAAGGACTATTTGACTGATTGTAATGTACCGTCGTTTTCGTTTCTTCATTATACGCAGCCAAACCGTTCCCCCACGTACCAACCCAAACAATTCCTTCCTTATCCTGAAACAAAGACAAAGCCGCATTGTTATCCACCCCTTTTGTCAATTCTGCATAAGGTGTATATGTATTTGATTTTTGATCCAAGGTAAATATTCCTGCTCCGTTGGTAGAGAGCCAAAGCAATCCATTTCTATCTTGCATTAATCCCATAACGCAATTACTGCCTTGTTTTGTGCTGTTGTTTTTGTAAAGTGTAAATTGATTGCTTGTTTTAAAATGCAAGCTGATTCCACTTTGCGTGCCAATCCACAAAATACCTTGGCGATCCATACAAAGGCATTTCACATCATTATTCACCAAGCTTTTGGGGTTTTGATCGTCATGATAATAACGTGTAAATTGATTTTCATTTACGTCGTAACACGTGATTCCTCCATAAAAAGACCCTATCCACAATTTCCCGTTTGGATCTTGAACAATAGAAGTAACATGATCCGAAGAAAGGCTACTACTATCTATTGGATTGCTTTGTAAAAAATGTTCAAACGTTTTGGTGGCGATATCGAATTCACCCAATCCGCCGCCATCGGTAGCAATCCACAAATTATTTTTTTTGTCCTCGTAAATTCCTTTTATTTTATCTCTCAGATAATCGGATATTTTTGCATTTTTATCATGTGTCGGATAATTTTTGAAATGTCCATTTTTCGTATTAAAAGCATACAATCCAGCACCTGTGCCTACCCAAATAGTTCCATCTTTATCTTGATGAAGTGCGTAAATCATATTTCCTGCAGTGCTCGAGGAATCCGAGTAATGATTGAAATAACGTTTAAACTGATGTGTTTTTCTATCGAAGGAATTTAAGCCATAATCCGTGCCCATCCAAAGCAAACCGTCATTGCCTTCAATAATCGTCCACACATTGTTATTGCTAATGGAGGAAGTATCCGACAAGTTAGTTTCGTAGTGCTTAAATTTACGTGTGTACAAATCAAAACCATCCAAACCACTGCCATTGGTGCCAATCCATAAAATATTGTTTTCATCCTGATAAAGCGAATAAATAAAATTATTGGAAAGAGAATTGGAATCTACTGGATTGTGCTTAAAAACAGTGGTTTCATAGCCATCGTATTTGTTTAATCCGTCTTGCGTACCAAACCACATAAACCCTTTATTATCTTCCAAAATGCAATTAACAACACTTTGAGAAAGCCCTTGTTCGGATGTAATTCGGTTAAAGCGAGTTGTATTTTGAGAAAAAACAGCAGATGAAAAAGTCGCCAAAAAAAGCGTTGCTAAAAGATAATTTTTCAGAAAAAAGACAAATTGCTTACTCTCCATTTTTAAATTTGTATTGCAAAGTAAAGATATAAAATAGGAGCTTCAAAAAAATATTTTTTTAAAGCCTTCAATTCGTCCTATTTTTACGCTTGCCATTTCCTTCTCCTTTTTATTTTTTTTTCGGACTTATCGCAGCTAAATATTTTCTCAAGAAAAGTGAAGCGAAAATACACACCGTACTTCCAATACAAAGTGTGTACGGCGCACCAATTATAGCGGCTAAAGTGCCTGCCAACAAACTTCCCAAAGGCATAAATCCACGAAAAGCCATTGTATAAATACTCATTATTCTGCCGCGCATGGCATCGTCTGTTTGTGTTTGTAAAATCGTATTTCCAGATGCCATTTGTACAATTTGTCCGAAACCAATAGCGACTAAAATAAAGAGTGAAAGCACCAAATTATGTGATAAAGAAAACAGCAATAAACAAATACCAAATAGCAAGGATCCGAAAAATAAAATTTTGCCCAAGCCTTCTGCATCTTTCCGTCCGGCGAGATAAAATGCCGCAATTAGAGCACCAACGCCAGTGGCACCAGTTAAAAATCCATACGTATGAGCGCCTCCTAAAAATATTTTTTTGGCAAACACCGGCATCAATACGGAATACGGCATTCCGAACAAACTAATAATTGCCAACAAAGTTAAAATAGTACGAGCAGCTGGCAAATGAAAGGCGTACGAAAACCCTTCGCGCAAATTGTGCCACACCTTTTTTGTATTTGCTTTTGCTTGAGGCTGAAAATTTTTCATACTCAACAAAGCAATAATAACGGCGATGTAACTGATGCCATTAAATAAAAAACAAAATCCTTCCCCAAAAAGTGCAATTAAAATTCCGGCAAGCGATGGACCAATCAATCGCGCAGCATTAAACATGGAAGAATTTAGCGCAATGGCATTTGGTAAATCCTTTCTGTCGTCAATCATTTGCACCAAAAAAGCTTGTCGCGCAGGAATATCAAAGGCGTTTATGAGTCCGAGAAAAACCGCTAAAACCAAAATGTGCCAAACGGCAATTACGTGTGTAAAAATAAGAACCGTCATCAATAAAGCTTGCAATAAAGAAAGGCTTTGCGTGGTAATTAATATTTTATGACGATTCCAACGATCTGCGTAAACGCCCGCAAAAGGAGCCAAAACAAAAGTGGACATTTGCGTAGCAAAACCAACGGTACCAAGTAAAAAAACAGAACCCGTAAGTCGGTACACAAGCCAATTCATAGCGATTTGTTGCATCCACGTTCCCACCAAAGAAATAGTTTGTCCGATAAAAAACAAACGATAATTTTTGTGATGCAATGCCCGTAAAAATTTTGCGGAAAATTTTTTTTCAGGCTGCTCCCCTACTTCACTTTTCATCGTGCAAAAATAAAATTTTTGAAGTGATAAAATCAGATTCGATGAAAATAAAAGGAATCAAAAAAATACCCTCTTTTAGGTAGGGTGAAATCCATTCATCCGAGAAAAAAATAAGTATTTTCGCATTCGGTTAATTTCAGGAGAAAAAGAAAATGAGTAAAATGGACACCTTGGCGGATTTAAAAATTGGAGAATCTGCCATTATTGTGGCTTTTACAGACGAAGAAATGGCGTTGAAATTAATGGAAATGGGATGTATTCCTGGCGAGAAAATAACATTGGAACGTACTGCTCCGATGGGAGATCCAATCGCAGTAAGTGTTTCGGGATATGTGTTGAGTTTACGAAAAAAAGAAGCGGCAACGATTACCGTTACCGGAAGGTCTTAAAAAATTAAAAATTGGAGAATCAAAAAAATATTTTTTTGAACGTCGCTTTAGTCGGTAACCCAAACAGCGGCAAGTCAACGTTGTTTAATGCGCTTACCGGAATGCACCAAAAAACAGGGAATTTTCCGGGTGTTACGGTAGATAAAAAAACAGGGATTTCTAAAATTTCTGATCCGGGCGGCACGCTAAAAACCGTTCAGTTTGTGGATTTGCCAGGAACGTATAGTTTGTATCCGAAATCGTTGGACGAAAAAATTACGTTTGATGTACTTTCGGATTCAAAAAATTCGAGTTATCCCGATCGCGTAATTGTAGTGGCTGACGGATCCAATCTAAAAAGAAGTTTATTTCTCGCTTCGCAAATATGCGATATGAAAGTGCCTGTCATTCTTGTCCTCAATATGATGGA
The Bacteroidia bacterium genome window above contains:
- a CDS encoding FeoA family protein codes for the protein MSKMDTLADLKIGESAIIVAFTDEEMALKLMEMGCIPGEKITLERTAPMGDPIAVSVSGYVLSLRKKEAATITVTGRS
- a CDS encoding MFS transporter encodes the protein MKSEVGEQPEKKFSAKFLRALHHKNYRLFFIGQTISLVGTWMQQIAMNWLVYRLTGSVFLLGTVGFATQMSTFVLAPFAGVYADRWNRHKILITTQSLSLLQALLMTVLIFTHVIAVWHILVLAVFLGLINAFDIPARQAFLVQMIDDRKDLPNAIALNSSMFNAARLIGPSLAGILIALFGEGFCFLFNGISYIAVIIALLSMKNFQPQAKANTKKVWHNLREGFSYAFHLPAARTILTLLAIISLFGMPYSVLMPVFAKKIFLGGAHTYGFLTGATGVGALIAAFYLAGRKDAEGLGKILFFGSLLFGICLLLFSLSHNLVLSLFILVAIGFGQIVQMASGNTILQTQTDDAMRGRIMSIYTMAFRGFMPLGSLLAGTLAAIIGAPYTLCIGSTVCIFASLFLRKYLAAISPKKK
- a CDS encoding two-component regulator propeller domain-containing protein, with amino-acid sequence MESKQFVFFLKNYLLATLFLATFSSAVFSQNTTRFNRITSEQGLSQSVVNCILEDNKGFMWFGTQDGLNKYDGYETTVFKHNPVDSNSLSNNFIYSLYQDENNILWIGTNGSGLDGFDLYTRKFKHYETNLSDTSSISNNNVWTIIEGNDGLLWMGTDYGLNSFDRKTHQFKRYFNHYSDSSSTAGNMIYALHQDKDGTIWVGTGAGLYAFNTKNGHFKNYPTHDKNAKISDYLRDKIKGIYEDKKNNLWIATDGGGLGEFDIATKTFEHFLQSNPIDSSSLSSDHVTSIVQDPNGKLWIGSFYGGITCYDVNENQFTRYYHDDQNPKSLVNNDVKCLCMDRQGILWIGTQSGISLHFKTSNQFTLYKNNSTKQGSNCVMGLMQDRNGLLWLSTNGAGIFTLDQKSNTYTPYAELTKGVDNNAALSLFQDKEGIVWVGTWGNGLAAYNEETKTTVHYNQSNSPLKGGAETVTCITQDPFGLLWFGTYGGGLFSFNKKTGQFTNYTMNNGLSSNNIYCVFVAKNKNLWIGTDGGGILIRDAQTGKITTLKTDKTEKNSLSANTVYCVYEDKSGMMWLGTNIGLDKYNPFIHQFTDYFEKDGLPNDVIYGILPDADGNLWMSTNKGLSRFNPNASNTDGSAFRNYDVNDGLQGKEFNQGAYFKGKSGELFFGGVNGVNSFFPNKIKGNEHIPLVYITSYKLFGKEAVLDTAISSKKYIQLSWKDNFFSFDFVALDYEMPLQNKYQYKLDGVDEDWSPPTTRRFASYTQLSGGDYVLHVRACNNDGVWNNKGTVLYIRIIPPFWRTKWFYTLCILLIITGVFGFIRYRTRSIQKEKKILENKVNERTKELAQKNKDITSSIRYAKRIQEAILPPQKQIFSHFKNAFIVYKPKDIVSGDFYWFAEKGEKTIIATVDCTGHGVPGAFMSMIGHNLLNQIVIEKGIISPSEILNELHHGVQSALKQGEHNIDTNDGMDIALCAIDVDKREVQFAGAYRPLFIINNTNFEKIEPDKFPIGGTQMEFKPFTNHTKKLKEGDAIYIFSDGYADQFGGKDGKKFMVKRFQELLISSQTLSMQEQGKLLDTTIENWKGDFQQVDDILVIGIRL